The window TGGACGCCGGGCCCGCGATGACCGTCCGGCTCACCGGCCGGTGCTGGAAGGACGTCGGTTCGGTCTGGGTCAGCCACCAGAAGGTCCGCTGAACCTGTCCGGACGGCACAGGAAGGGGTAGCTGGCGGCCTCCACCGCCGCCGCCTCGGCGTCCCGGGTGCGGATCGCGTCCACCAGCCGGGTGTGGTCCATGTGCGTCTCCGGGGTGAGCTCCGCGCCGACGTCCGCGCGCAGCCAGTCGCGCAGCACCTCGCCCAGGTCGGCGTACATGGCGGTCATGGCGTCGTTGTGGGACGCGGCCACGACGGCCAGGTGGAACGTGGCGTCGGCGGTCACGAATGCCTCCGCCTCGCCCGTCTCCCACGCCTCCTCGCGCCGCGCGAGGAGCGCGTCCAGCTGCTTGAGGTCCTTCTCGGTGCGCCGCTCGGCGGCCAGCTTCGCCGCGGCCGACTCCAGCGTGGAGCGCAGCTCGGCGATGTGCCGGGGGTCGGCGTCGGCGAAGCGCCGGTGCATCACCCCGGCCAGCTCGCTCGTCGCCACCACATAGGTTCCCGAGCCCTGCCGGATGTCCAGCAGTCCGTTGTGCGCGAGCGCGCGGACCGCCTCGCGGACCGTGTTGCGGGCCACTCCGAGCTGCTCGACCAGCTCCGGCTCGGTCGGGATGCGCGAGCCGACCGGCCACTCGCCGGAGGTGATCTGGTGGCGCAGCGCGGCGATGACCTGCTCGGACAGCGCCGAACGGCGCGGGTGGCTCAGGGGCATGGCCCACCTTCGCACGAGAGGCCCGGGAGGGGACGTCCCGGGAATGGACAACCAATCATCCCATGATTCTATGATGGACCTCATGGCTAGTGAGAAGTTCCGGACAGTGGACACCCGTACGGCGATGTCACCCACCGAACGCGGTACGGACGCCGTTGCGGGCACCGAGGAGACGAACCCCGGCGCGGGCCGTACGCGCGCGTGGGCGACCCGGCTGGTCGTCGCCGGCATCCTGCTGTCCGCCCTGAACCTCCGTCCGGCCATCACGAGCCTCGGCGCCCTCCTGGAGGAGGTGCGCGACGATCTCGGCATGAGCGGCAGCGTGGCCGGGCTGCTCACCTCCGTGCCCCCGTTGTGCTTCGCCGTCTTCGGGGTCACCGCGCCCCGGCTGGCCCGCCGCTTCGGACCGGCCGCGGTGATCTGCGCCGGCATGGCCGCCATCGCCGCGGGCCTGCTGATACGCCCCTACGTCGGCGGCACCGCCGGCTTCCTGGCCGCCAGCGCGCTCGCCCTCATGGGGATCGCCGTCAGCAACGTCCTGATGCCGGTCGTCGTCAAGCGCTGGTTCCCCGACCGGGTCGGCTCCATGACCGGCCTGTACTCGATGGCCCTCGCCCTCGGCACGTCCCTCGCGGCCGCGGTGACCGTCCCGCTGACCGGCGCCCTGGGCGGCAGCTGGCGGTCCGGCCTCGCCGTCTGGGCGGCTCTCGCCGCGGCCGCCGTGCTGCCCTGGCTGCCGCTCGTGAGGGACCGCGGCACCGCGCCCGCCCCGTCCCGGCAGCAGACGGCCGGGACGGCTGAGCAGCACGCCCCGCTGCGGATGGCCCGCAGCCGCACCGCCTGGGCGCTCGCCGTCTTCTTCGGCCTCCAGGCAACCGCGGCCTACATCACCATGGGCTGGATGCCGCAGATCTTCCGCGACGCCGGGGTCCCGGCGGGCACCGCGGGCGTCCTCCTCGCCGTCACCATGGTGATGGGTGTGCCGCTGGCCTTCGTCATCCCGCGCGTCGCCACGCGGCTGCCCCACCAGGGGCCGATCGCGCTGGTCCTGGGCGCCTGCGGGCTCGCCGGATACGCCGGTCTGTACTTCGCGCCGGCCGCCGGCGCCTGGGCCTGGGCCCTGCTGCTCGGCGTCTCCAACTGCGCCTTCCCGCTCGCGCTGACGATGGTCGGCATGCGGGCCCGCAGCGGACCCGGCGTGGCCCAGCTGTCCGCGTTCGCGCAGAGCACCGGCTACCTGATCTCCATCCCCGGCCCGCTGCTGGTCGGCGTGCTCTACCAGCGGAGCGGCGGCTGGGGACTGCCGATCGCCCTGATGGCGGCCCTCATGGTGCCCCAGATGGTCATGGGCGTCCTGGCGGGCCGCAACCGCACGGTCGAGGAGGAAGCGGCGGTGCGCTGACCGGCAGACCCCGGCGGCACTCTCCGGACGAAGGGTGCGAGACTGGGCGCATGCAGCCTGTGCTCGACCCGAACCCGAAGGACGGCCAGAAGAAGATGCTGCTCGTCTTCGGCTCGTTCCTCGCCATCTTCGTGATCATCGCCGTCATCGCGACCATCGCGTCACCCTGACGGCGGCCCGCACCCGCCGATGGTGGTGCTGGCCCCCCCAACCCCTAGGGGGTCAGGTTCAGGGTCAACTGGGTGGACTTCCGGATGGGTTGGCCGACCCGTGATCCGTACCTTCGAGATGTGACCGCACGACGCGGTCACGGACCCGCTCGAAGACACGGAGGCGACCATGCCGGCTCGCACCCACTCCCGGCCCCACCCGGCGACCACGGGCGGCGTCGACATCCGGCTGCCCTGGTGGGCCCTCGCCCTGCCCGCGCTCGCCTTCATGGCGCTGCTCGCGCTGATACTGAACCCGTCGGACGCCCACGCGGCGACCGGCGACCCGGCGATCACCCACCTCCTGGAACGCGCCCAGCGGCTCCTCGCACGCTGACCCGGAGCCTCCGCGCGCGGTGAATCCGCATGTCAACTCCCTGCGCCGCGTGGCCTGTTTCATGCGAAGCTGGGTCACATGAGCGCCGCAGAACCCCGCAGGATCGCCCTCTTCCGGCATGCGAAAGCAGACTGGCCCCAGGTGTCCGACCATGAGCGCCCGCTCGCCGAGCGCGGCCGCATGGATGCCGCGGTCGCCGGACGGAAGCTGGCCGACACCGCCATCACCTTCGACCTGGCCCTGTGCTCCACCGCGGTCCGGACCCGCGAGACCTGGAAGCTCGCCGTCCACGAACTGTCGCACCGGCCGAAAACCATCTACGAGGAGCGGGTCTACGAGGCCTCGCCCGGTGAGCTGATCGCCGTGCTCAACGAGATCCCGGACGACGTGCGGAACGTGATCATGATCGGTCACAACCCCGGCATCCACGGCCTGGCCGACATCCTGTCCGGCGCCGCGGAGGGAGATGCCCGCGACCGGATGAACCGCCGCGGCTTCCCCGCCGCCGGCTTCGCGCTGCTCTCCTACGACGGCCCCTGGAAGAGCCTCGAGCCCGCCGTCGCCACGCTGACGGAGTACTGGGCGCCCTCGGAGTGAGCCACGGACGGCCCGGCGTGTCCGGTACGCGGGAGGGCCCGGCGCCTCAGGGGTGCCGGGCCCTCCCGCGTCCGCACCGCCGGTGCGGGACCGGACGGGTGCGGGTGCCGGCGTTCAGTCCTCGTCGTGAGTGTCGGCGGTCTCGACCTCTTCGCGGGTGACGCCGAGCAGGTAGAGGACGGTGTCGAGGAAGGGGAAGTTCACCGCGGTGTGCGCCGCCTCGCGGACCACCGGCTTGGCGTTGAAGGCGACACCGAGACCGGCCGCGTTCAGCATGTCCAGGTCGTTGGCGCCGTCACCGATCGCCACCGTCTGCGACAGCGGCACCCCGGCCTCCGCGGCGAACCGGCGCAGCAGCCGCGCCTTGCCCGCCCGGTCCACGATCTCGCCGGTGACCCGGCCGGTCAGCTTGCCGTCGACGATCTCCAGCGTGTTGGCCTGGGCGAAGTCGAGCCCGAGCCGCTCCTTCAGATCGTCCGTCACCTGGGTGAAACCACCGGAGACGACACCGACCTGGTAGCCGAGGCGCTTCAGGGTGCGGATCAGGGTACGGGCGCCCGGCGTCAGCCGCACCTCGTCGCGCACCTTCTCCACCACCGAGGCGTCCAGCCCCGCCAGCAGCGCCACCCGCGCGTGCAGCGACTGCTCGAAGTCCAGCTCCCCGCGCATCGCCGCCGCCGTCACCTCGGCGACCTTGTCCTCGCAGCCGGCGTGCGCGGCGAACAGCTCGATGACCTCGTCCTGGATCAGGGTGGAGTCCACGTCCATGACCACCAGCCGCTGGGCCCGCCGGTGCAGACCTGCCGAGACGACGGCGATGTCGACACCCAGTGCCGCCGCGTCGGAGGCCAGGGCCGTGCGCAGCGGCTCGGTCTCCACCCCGGAGACGGCGAACTCCAC of the Streptomyces sp. 1222.5 genome contains:
- the serB gene encoding phosphoserine phosphatase SerB, whose translation is MSASQTSEVPTLLVKIFGKDRPGITAGLFDTLAAYYVDVVDIEQVVTRGRLVLCVLVTQPPAGREGDLRATVHSWAESMKMQAEILSGHGDNRPRGVGRSLVTVLGHPLTAESTAAIAARIAKAGGNIDRIFRLAKYPVTAVEFAVSGVETEPLRTALASDAAALGVDIAVVSAGLHRRAQRLVVMDVDSTLIQDEVIELFAAHAGCEDKVAEVTAAAMRGELDFEQSLHARVALLAGLDASVVEKVRDEVRLTPGARTLIRTLKRLGYQVGVVSGGFTQVTDDLKERLGLDFAQANTLEIVDGKLTGRVTGEIVDRAGKARLLRRFAAEAGVPLSQTVAIGDGANDLDMLNAAGLGVAFNAKPVVREAAHTAVNFPFLDTVLYLLGVTREEVETADTHDED
- a CDS encoding FadR/GntR family transcriptional regulator — translated: MPLSHPRRSALSEQVIAALRHQITSGEWPVGSRIPTEPELVEQLGVARNTVREAVRALAHNGLLDIRQGSGTYVVATSELAGVMHRRFADADPRHIAELRSTLESAAAKLAAERRTEKDLKQLDALLARREEAWETGEAEAFVTADATFHLAVVAASHNDAMTAMYADLGEVLRDWLRADVGAELTPETHMDHTRLVDAIRTRDAEAAAVEAASYPFLCRPDRFSGPSGG
- a CDS encoding SGM_5486 family transporter-associated protein, with translation MQPVLDPNPKDGQKKMLLVFGSFLAIFVIIAVIATIASP
- a CDS encoding histidine phosphatase family protein; the protein is MSAAEPRRIALFRHAKADWPQVSDHERPLAERGRMDAAVAGRKLADTAITFDLALCSTAVRTRETWKLAVHELSHRPKTIYEERVYEASPGELIAVLNEIPDDVRNVIMIGHNPGIHGLADILSGAAEGDARDRMNRRGFPAAGFALLSYDGPWKSLEPAVATLTEYWAPSE
- a CDS encoding MFS transporter, which translates into the protein MMDLMASEKFRTVDTRTAMSPTERGTDAVAGTEETNPGAGRTRAWATRLVVAGILLSALNLRPAITSLGALLEEVRDDLGMSGSVAGLLTSVPPLCFAVFGVTAPRLARRFGPAAVICAGMAAIAAGLLIRPYVGGTAGFLAASALALMGIAVSNVLMPVVVKRWFPDRVGSMTGLYSMALALGTSLAAAVTVPLTGALGGSWRSGLAVWAALAAAAVLPWLPLVRDRGTAPAPSRQQTAGTAEQHAPLRMARSRTAWALAVFFGLQATAAYITMGWMPQIFRDAGVPAGTAGVLLAVTMVMGVPLAFVIPRVATRLPHQGPIALVLGACGLAGYAGLYFAPAAGAWAWALLLGVSNCAFPLALTMVGMRARSGPGVAQLSAFAQSTGYLISIPGPLLVGVLYQRSGGWGLPIALMAALMVPQMVMGVLAGRNRTVEEEAAVR